One Brassica napus cultivar Da-Ae chromosome A5, Da-Ae, whole genome shotgun sequence DNA window includes the following coding sequences:
- the LOC106451736 gene encoding pentatricopeptide repeat-containing protein At1g31920, with protein sequence MITSSPLIQSLLASRDDVNHNPEVNSFRAKEQECLYLLKRCNNIEEFKQVHAKFIKLSLFSSSPFSASSVLATCAHSGWENSMNYAASIFRGIDDPCTFDYNTMIRGYVNETSFEDALCVYSEMVEEGVEPDNFTYPFVLKACTRLKSVREGKQIHGHVFKLGFEADVFVQNSLINMYGRCGEMTLSSAVFERMESKTAASWSSMVSARAGVGMWSDCLMLFREMCRETGLKAEESGMVSALSACANTGALDLGMSIHAYLLRNISQLNIAVKTSLVDMYAKCGCLDKALRIFKKMESRNSLTYSAMISGLALHGEGEAALRMFSEMIEQGIESDHVVYVSVLNACSHSGLVKEGRRVFEDMLKEGKVEPTAEHYGCLVDLLGRAGLLEEALETIQNMAVEHNDVVWRSFLSSCRVHENVELGKVAARELVKLSSHNPGDYLVISNMYAQAQMWEDVARVRTEMANKGLKQTPGFSIVEVKGKTHRFVSQDRFHPQCKKIYKMLHQMEWQLKFEGYTPDVTQVLLSVDEEEKRERLKGHSLKVALAFALLYTPPGSIIRIARNLRMCSDCHTYTKKISMIYEREIVVRDRNRFHLFKGGTCSCKDYW encoded by the coding sequence ATGATAACGTCGTCACCACTTATACAGTCTCTATTGGCTTCTAGAGACGATGTAAATCACAACCCAGAGGTCAACAGCTTTAGAGCAAAAGAGCAAGAGTGTTTATACCTCTTGAAGAGATGCAACAACATAGAAGAGTTCAAGCAAGTCCACGCCAAGTTCATCAAGCTCAGTTTATTCTCCTCTTCTCCCTTCTCAGCGAGCAGCGTTCTCGCAACGTGCGCTCACTCGGGATGGGAGAACAGTATGAACTACGCAGCGTCCATTTTCAGAGGAATCGATGATCCGTGTACCTTTGATTACAATACAATGATCAGAGGGTATGTCAACGAGACAAGTTTCGAGGATGCGTTGTGTGTTTACAGTGAGATGGTAGAGGAAGGGGTTGAGCCGGATAACTTCACGTACCCGTTTGTTCTAAAGGCTTGCACTCGTTTGAAGTCGGTTCGTGAAGGGAAGCAGATTCATGGGCACGTGTTTAAGCTCGGGTTTGAAGCTGATGTGTTTGTTCAGAACAGTTTGATCAATATGTATGGAAGATGTGGAGAGATGACACTTTCTTCAGCGGTTTTCGAGAGAATGGAGTCCAAAACAGCTGCGTCGTGGAGCTCGATGGTGTCAGCTCGTGCAGGAGTTGGAATGTGGAGTGATTGCTTGATGCTGTTCCGTGAAATGTGTAGAGAAACGGGTTTGAAGGCGGAGGAAAGTGGAATGGTTAGTGCTCTCTCGGCTTGTGCTAACACCGGTGCACTTGATCTAGGAATGAGCATTCATGCCTACCTGTTGAGAAACATCAGCCAACTCAACATAGCAGTCAAGACTTCGCTAGTAGATATGTATGCTAAATGCGGGTGCTTAGACAAGGCGTTGCGTATATTTAAGAAGATGGAGAGTAGGAACAGTTTGACTTACAGCGCAATGATCTCAGGACTCGCCTTGCACGGAGAAGGAGAAGCAGCTTTGAGGATGTTCTCAGAGATGATCGAACAAGGTATAGAGTCTGATCATGTAGTGTATGTCAGTGTTCTCAATGCTTGCAGCCACTCTGGTCTTGTCAAAGAAGGCCGTCGAGTGTTTGAGGATATGTTGAAGGAAGGTAAAGTGGAGCCAACTGCTGAGCATTATGGCTGCCTTGTGGATCTTCTAGGAAGAGCTGGTTTGCTGGAGGAAGCCTTGGAGACTATCCAAAACATGGCTGTTGAGCACAACGATGTTGTGTGGAGAAGCTTCTTAAGCTCATGCAGAGTTCATGAGAACGTTGAGCTAGGGAAGGTAGCAGCTCGAGAGCTGGTTAAGCTAAGCTCACACAACCCAGGTGACTATTTGGTGATCTCTAACATGTATGCACAAGCTCAAATGTGGGAAGATGTAGCCAGGGTTCGAACAGAGATGGCTAACAAGGGTTTGAAGCAAACACCGGGTTTTAGTATAGTCGAGGTAAAAGGTAAAACCCACAGGTTTGTTTCACAAGATCGGTTTCACCCACAATGCAAAAAGATCTACAAGATGCTACACCAGATGGAATGGCAGCTAAAATTCGAAGGATATACACCAGATGTGACCCAGGTTTTGCTAAGTgtagatgaagaagagaaaagagagagattaAAAGGACATAGCCTAAAGGTGGCTCTTGCCTTTGCACTACTGTATACACCTCCAGGGTCTATCATTAGAATAGCTAGAAACCTGAGGATGTGTAGTGACTGTCACACTTATACAAAGAAAATCTCCATGATCTACGAAAGAGAGATTGTTGTAAGAGATAGGAACAGGTTTCACCTATTTAAAGGTGGAACTTGCTCTTGTAAAGATTATTGGTAG
- the LOC125608648 gene encoding uncharacterized protein LOC125608648 — MAQIIETTFTIEEENNQRKDPTPAPNLTHQWRCQVDASWVEASDGIGMGFVLFEQEVEVLRGWCKGPQTETPLHAEAESLYWAMKEVNKRGCLRINFESDCQQFVHIIQRKKHWPALEPVLDEIKAMNALFKDLSLMFISRSANFRADTLAKEARAREQCFSFYEVKDPIRLAI; from the coding sequence ATGGCGCAGATCATTGAGACGACCTTCACgatagaagaagaaaataaccaGAGGAAAGATCCTACCCCAGCACCTAACTTAACGCATCAGTGGAGATGTCAGGTTGACGCGTCATGGGTGGAGGCAAGCGATGGAATAGGAATGGGCTTTGTCTTGTTTGAACAGGAAGTGGAGGTGTTAAGAGGATGGTGCAAAGGACCACAAACAGAGACACCACTACACGCAGAGGCCGAGAGCTTATATTGGGCGATGAAAGAAGTCAACAAACGAGGATGCCTGCGCATAAACTTTGAATCTGATTGTCAACAGTTCGTGCACATAATACAACGGAAGAAACACTGGCCTGCTCTAGAACCGGTTCTGGACGAAATTAAAGCTATGAATGCTCTCTTTAAAGACTTATCTCTTATGTTTATCTCTCGCTCAGCAAATTTCCGTGCGGATACTCTTGCCAAGGAGGCCCGAGCACGCGAGCAATGCTTCAGCTTTTATGAAGTAAAGGATCCGATTAGGCTAGCTATATAG
- the LOC125608649 gene encoding aquaporin NIP3-1-like, whose amino-acid sequence MANITGQTQIANLDIEDGRSGGGSRSQDSPRPPIFISFVQKLFGEFVGTFSLVFAGCSAIVVNDTYGKPVTLPGIALTWGLTVMVMTYSIGHISGAHFNPAITIALASSRKFPLKQVPGYIAAQVLGSTLAIESLRLLFNLNNNGCSLKGAIYVGTHPSSSNTASFVVEFIATFNLLFVISAVATDKRANRSFAGLAIGATVVLDILFGGYVYRKPL is encoded by the exons ATGGCAAATATTACTGGTCAGACACAAATCGCCAACTTAGACATCGAAGATGGTAGATCCGGTGGTGGATCCCGCTCACAAGATTCTCCCCGCCCTCCTATATTCATATCCTTCGTTCAAAAG TTGTTTGGCGAGTTCGTGGGGACATTCTCTCTGGTATTTGCTGGCTGCTCGGCAATCGTGGTAAATGATACGTACGGTAAACCGGTGACACTTCCTGGCATAGCTTTGACATGGGGTTTAACCGTAATGGTGATGACCTACTCAATAGGTCATATCTCCGGTGCACATTTCAACCCTGCTATTACCATTGCGCTTGCTTCTTCTAGAAAATTTCCATTAAAACAG GTTCCAGGGTATATTGCCGCTCAAGTTCTCGGATCAACCTTAGCGATAGAATCTCTTCGGCTCTTGTTCAATCTGAACAACAATGGTTGTAGCCTCAAAGGCGCTATTTATGTGGGAACACACCCGTCAAGTTCTAACACAGCGTCGTTCGTAGTGGAATTCATCGCTACTTTCAACTTGTTGTTTGTTATTTCGGCTGTAGCTACTGATAAAAGAGCCAACAGATCATTTGCAGGTCTTGCAATTGGTGCAACTGTAGTACTCGACATCTTGTTCGGCGGGTACGTATATCGAAAaccattataa